From one Caldichromatium japonicum genomic stretch:
- a CDS encoding sensor histidine kinase: protein MLKLRIYILVFLLIFGLLPLSLAVLINLPLVLDRTALFYQRAYLQNLRADFRDLDQHLASRHELIRFLAKLPEPGLLLGAHGDLEQIDIARARYTTWINQILSDQRDVIQILFTDAQGQARFWLVRDARTQEWRPLPQPVQLSNHHFIEATIRAQAGGVMVSPIRLDPRRGRDDPRQFMTLDLASPLGSERNHSKTGAVVLTIDVGGLAQSYPHTLWVNQEGRYLRPGEPVEAQPNAFRVFPGLESIFAEGKLALWKGEGGRQMLWVPMFMTEDGSPLWVGRIVDPSPLDAFRNELMLRVLSIIALLFMAVMVLARWIAARVEQFGHELLGGVRRILSEGQPLQFSWSGPRELQELGEQLTTLAATHAEHLQAVRAHTHELEQSNRYKSQFLANVSHELRTPLNSILLLSKMLSAEGSGLSPAQRRQAQVIHEAGRDLCDMIDNILDISRIEAGQLALNIEPVELCPLLEDLIELFSPQLADKPVELILRLDPNLPDLIETDRDKLRQILKNFLSNAIKFTERGEVRLEASLFPGMPKPLVLSVIDTGIGIPRDKQEIIFEAFRQADGSTRRRYGGTGLGLAISRELANLLGGVIEVESTPGTGSCFALWLPLVPSASASALPSTAMPPGNDQAPEPLDSDGTCLPLALASERDAPWALVIERDVKTLVTLTSALSQAGMGVQTAADFDEASETLREEGQGCALVLAAAQLLPEQPAAAIQHLPLVLLVEAEDNRQISVMGMWVLSKPIDPIALELLLGQVWQRLGNRRKSIPERGTDES from the coding sequence GTGCTCAAGCTGCGCATCTATATCCTGGTCTTTTTATTGATCTTTGGTCTGCTGCCCTTGAGCCTGGCGGTGCTGATCAACCTACCCCTGGTCTTAGACCGCACCGCCTTGTTCTACCAACGTGCCTATCTGCAAAACCTCAGGGCCGACTTTCGCGACCTTGATCAACACCTGGCCAGCCGCCATGAGCTCATTCGCTTCTTGGCCAAGCTGCCCGAGCCGGGGCTGCTCCTGGGCGCGCACGGTGACCTCGAACAGATCGACATCGCCCGCGCCCGCTATACGACTTGGATCAATCAGATTCTTTCTGATCAGCGCGATGTGATCCAGATCCTGTTTACCGATGCCCAGGGTCAGGCGCGCTTCTGGTTGGTGCGGGATGCGCGCACCCAGGAATGGCGCCCGCTCCCGCAGCCGGTCCAGCTCTCCAATCATCATTTCATCGAAGCGACGATCAGGGCCCAGGCGGGCGGCGTCATGGTGAGCCCTATCCGGCTCGATCCCCGCCGTGGGCGCGATGACCCGCGCCAGTTTATGACCCTCGACCTTGCCAGTCCGCTTGGCAGCGAGCGTAATCATTCAAAGACCGGCGCTGTAGTATTGACTATCGATGTCGGGGGCCTGGCCCAATCCTATCCCCATACCCTGTGGGTCAATCAGGAGGGTCGCTATCTGCGTCCTGGTGAGCCGGTCGAGGCACAGCCCAACGCCTTCAGGGTCTTCCCGGGGTTAGAGTCGATCTTTGCCGAGGGCAAGCTGGCGCTATGGAAAGGCGAAGGTGGGCGGCAGATGCTGTGGGTACCGATGTTCATGACCGAGGATGGGTCGCCCTTGTGGGTAGGCCGGATCGTCGATCCTTCACCGCTCGATGCCTTTCGCAATGAGCTGATGTTGCGGGTCTTAAGCATCATCGCCCTGCTGTTTATGGCGGTGATGGTCTTGGCGCGCTGGATTGCGGCCCGGGTCGAACAGTTTGGGCATGAACTGCTCGGCGGGGTGCGCCGAATCCTCAGTGAGGGACAGCCACTCCAGTTCAGCTGGTCAGGGCCACGCGAGCTGCAGGAATTAGGTGAACAATTGACTACGCTTGCAGCAACCCATGCCGAACACCTCCAGGCGGTGCGCGCCCATACCCACGAGCTCGAGCAATCCAATCGCTATAAGTCTCAGTTCCTGGCCAATGTCAGCCATGAATTGCGCACCCCGCTCAATTCGATCCTGTTATTATCCAAGATGCTCAGCGCCGAGGGCAGCGGCTTGAGTCCTGCCCAGCGACGCCAGGCCCAAGTCATCCATGAGGCTGGGCGCGATCTGTGCGACATGATCGATAACATCCTCGACATCTCGCGGATCGAGGCGGGTCAGCTGGCGCTCAATATAGAGCCGGTCGAGCTGTGCCCGCTGCTCGAGGATTTGATCGAGCTGTTCAGCCCGCAACTCGCGGATAAACCGGTCGAGTTGATCCTCCGTCTTGATCCCAATCTGCCTGACTTGATTGAGACCGATCGCGACAAGCTGCGTCAGATCCTCAAAAATTTTCTCTCAAATGCCATCAAATTCACCGAGCGTGGCGAGGTGCGTCTGGAGGCGAGTCTTTTTCCTGGCATGCCCAAGCCACTGGTCTTGAGCGTGATCGATACCGGTATCGGTATCCCCCGCGACAAACAGGAAATCATCTTCGAGGCCTTCCGCCAGGCGGATGGATCGACGCGCCGACGTTACGGGGGCACCGGCCTGGGGTTGGCGATCAGTCGCGAGCTAGCCAATCTGTTGGGGGGGGTCATCGAGGTGGAGAGTACTCCAGGCACTGGTTCGTGTTTTGCGCTCTGGTTGCCGCTCGTCCCGAGCGCTTCAGCGAGCGCCTTGCCATCAACCGCTATGCCGCCTGGCAATGACCAGGCACCTGAGCCTTTGGACAGCGATGGCACCTGCTTGCCGCTTGCGCTTGCCTCGGAGCGGGATGCGCCCTGGGCCCTGGTCATCGAGCGCGACGTCAAGACGCTGGTCACCCTGACCTCCGCGCTTTCGCAAGCAGGTATGGGGGTACAGACTGCTGCCGATTTCGACGAGGCCAGCGAGACCCTGCGCGAGGAAGGGCAGGGATGTGCCTTGGTCCTTGCGGCCGCCCAGCTCCTCCCCGAGCAGCCGGCAGCGGCGATCCAACACCTGCCGCTGGTGTTGTTGGTCGAGGCCGAAGATAATCGGCAGATCTCGGTGATGGGCATGTGGGTGCTCAGCAAACCCATCGACCCGATAGCCTTGGAATTGCTTTTAGGGCAGGTGTGGCAGCGACTGGGCAATCGTCGCAAGAGTATCCCAGAGCGCGGAACGGACGAATCATGA
- the bcp gene encoding thioredoxin-dependent thiol peroxidase: MLQPGDPAPDFTLPNADLEQVSLASFRGRRHCVIYFYPKDDTPGCTIEAIDFNDLQPEFEAAATEIIGISRDSCASHGRFRDKHGLSIQLLSDSDGEVCEAYGVWREKNVHGQKRFGILRSTFIIDKDGVIRHTLYDVKPKGHAAQVLELVRELVRAP, translated from the coding sequence ATGCTGCAACCCGGCGACCCCGCCCCTGATTTCACTCTGCCCAACGCCGATCTGGAACAGGTCAGTCTTGCGTCGTTTAGAGGGCGGCGTCATTGCGTGATCTATTTTTATCCCAAGGATGACACGCCTGGCTGTACCATCGAGGCGATCGATTTTAACGACCTGCAGCCCGAGTTCGAGGCGGCGGCCACCGAAATCATCGGCATTAGCCGGGATAGCTGCGCCAGTCATGGCAGATTTCGCGATAAACATGGGCTATCGATCCAATTGTTGTCGGACAGCGATGGTGAGGTTTGCGAGGCCTATGGGGTCTGGCGCGAAAAAAACGTGCACGGGCAGAAACGGTTCGGCATCCTGCGTTCCACCTTCATCATCGACAAGGATGGTGTCATCCGGCATACCCTGTACGATGTCAAACCTAAAGGCCATGCCGCCCAGGTCCTGGAATTGGTGCGCGAATTGGTGCGCGCGCCCTAG
- a CDS encoding alpha/beta hydrolase, protein MIKSAVHLKSALLRYGLALALPFLAGCASPRLQHYVGTPTTPALYTDHLLAEDGYRLPLRAWSPVGRAQAVVLGLHGFNDYRRAFEEIGEYLAVRGIALYAYDQRGFGETAGAGDWFGVERLSRDAHLAARLIREHHPGVPLYLFGESMGGAVVLLTLAQYPDTPVDGAVLMAPAVWGRATMSWIQRGMLWLVAHTIPQVRLTGRDLNIRATDNDAAIKKLRADPWVIKDARVEVLWGLTDLMDQALTTPPPARLPVLILYGAQDQIIPKYPTCRWLAIRPEVAVHRLVIYPRGWHMLTRDLQGETVLADLAAWLRDPAATLPSGAELRDRMPGFCEPFEPF, encoded by the coding sequence ATGATCAAATCCGCCGTCCATCTTAAATCGGCGCTGCTGCGCTACGGTTTGGCCCTGGCATTGCCGTTCCTTGCCGGTTGCGCTTCACCTCGTCTACAGCACTATGTAGGCACGCCGACGACCCCCGCACTCTACACCGATCACCTCCTCGCCGAAGACGGCTATCGCCTGCCACTGCGGGCCTGGTCGCCCGTAGGCAGAGCGCAGGCCGTGGTCCTGGGACTGCATGGCTTCAACGACTATCGGCGCGCGTTCGAGGAGATTGGTGAGTATCTAGCGGTGCGGGGAATTGCGCTCTATGCCTATGATCAGCGCGGTTTCGGCGAGACGGCAGGCGCTGGGGATTGGTTCGGCGTCGAGCGCTTAAGTCGGGATGCCCATCTGGCTGCCCGCCTCATCCGCGAACATCACCCAGGCGTGCCCCTCTATCTGTTTGGCGAGAGCATGGGTGGGGCGGTTGTTCTCCTAACCCTCGCCCAGTATCCCGATACCCCAGTCGATGGGGCGGTGCTCATGGCGCCTGCGGTCTGGGGGCGGGCAACCATGTCCTGGATCCAGCGCGGGATGCTGTGGCTGGTGGCCCACACCATCCCCCAGGTCCGCCTGACCGGGCGCGACCTCAATATCCGCGCCACCGACAACGACGCCGCGATCAAGAAGCTGCGCGCAGACCCCTGGGTGATCAAGGACGCACGGGTCGAAGTCCTCTGGGGCCTAACCGACCTCATGGACCAGGCATTGACCACCCCACCGCCCGCACGCCTGCCGGTCTTGATCCTCTATGGCGCCCAAGATCAGATCATCCCCAAGTATCCCACCTGCCGCTGGCTCGCCATCCGGCCAGAGGTGGCGGTCCATCGCCTGGTCATCTATCCGCGCGGCTGGCACATGCTCACCCGCGACCTGCAAGGCGAGACTGTGCTTGCCGATCTAGCCGCCTGGCTGCGCGACCCTGCTGCTACCCTTCCCTCGGGTGCAGAGCTCAGAGACCGTATGCCCGGCTTTTGCGAGCCATTCGAGCCGTTTTGA
- a CDS encoding class I SAM-dependent methyltransferase, producing MLTPEQLAALRRDIEFSAELVGRRFVFRSTWGLFSPREIDEGTRLLLRHVEAKPADDCLDLGCGYGPIGLGLAALAPEGRTLLVDKDCVAVEYARRNIALNGLSNAEALLSNGFAQIEHGRRFDVIASNVPAKVGKELLAILLHDAHARLRPGGRLYLVTINGLRDYIKRNLLEVFSNYDKLKQGTHYTVALARRD from the coding sequence ATGCTGACCCCTGAACAACTCGCCGCCCTGCGGCGCGACATCGAGTTTAGTGCCGAGCTCGTCGGCAGACGTTTCGTATTTCGCAGCACCTGGGGGCTATTTTCGCCCCGCGAGATCGATGAAGGCACGCGCCTGTTGCTCAGACATGTCGAGGCTAAGCCAGCCGATGACTGTCTGGACCTCGGTTGTGGCTATGGGCCGATTGGCCTGGGGTTGGCGGCACTTGCACCCGAGGGTCGCACCCTGTTGGTCGATAAGGACTGTGTCGCGGTCGAGTATGCGCGGCGCAATATCGCCCTCAATGGTCTTTCCAATGCCGAGGCGCTCTTGAGCAACGGTTTTGCTCAGATCGAGCACGGACGCCGCTTCGATGTCATCGCTAGCAATGTCCCCGCCAAGGTTGGCAAGGAGCTGCTCGCCATCCTCTTGCACGACGCCCATGCCCGCCTGCGTCCAGGCGGTCGGTTGTATCTGGTGACCATCAATGGGCTGCGCGACTATATCAAGCGCAATCTGTTAGAGGTCTTCAGCAACTACGACAAGCTCAAACAGGGTACGCATTACACCGTCGCCTTGGCGCGGCGGGACTGA
- a CDS encoding HypC/HybG/HupF family hydrogenase formation chaperone — protein MCLAIPARIVQMNRIDPAIDTAVVELGGVLREVSIALVPEAEVGDYVLVHVGYAISKIDPQEAEETLRLMAEMACLLEPESQAQTTDD, from the coding sequence ATGTGCCTTGCCATCCCCGCCCGCATCGTTCAGATGAATCGCATCGACCCAGCCATTGATACCGCGGTAGTCGAGCTCGGTGGGGTCTTACGCGAGGTCTCGATTGCCTTGGTGCCTGAGGCCGAGGTCGGGGACTATGTCTTGGTCCATGTCGGCTATGCGATCAGCAAGATCGACCCGCAAGAGGCCGAGGAGACCCTGCGCCTGATGGCCGAGATGGCCTGCTTGCTCGAGCCAGAGTCGCAGGCCCAGACGACGGACGATTAA
- the hypD gene encoding hydrogenase formation protein HypD, translating to MNYLDAFRDPGLAHSLAAAIAAETDPVRPYRLMEFCGGHTHAIVRSGLQQLLPPNVRFVHGPGCPVCVLSIARLDQAIAMALAHGVILCTYGDLMRVPASHRQSLLKAKAAGADVRMIYSTQDVLRIARAEPSRQVVFMAIGFETTAPATAVAVLQAQAEGLSNLSFLCNHVLTPPALRAILAEPGPEGVQLDGIIGPAHVSTIIGSRPYAFVPREFHIPLVIAGFEPLDVMQAALMLIRRLNAGQSCVENQYRRAVSEAGNIRALEFMSRVFVIRPSFEWRGLGTLPASALALGPEFAAFDAEQRFPVEVNNPTAETKGCECPAILRGLKEPTDCRLFGTACTPEHPLGACMVSSEGACAAYWSYGRSAGRGSSGQRAAAG from the coding sequence ATGAACTATCTCGATGCGTTTCGCGACCCTGGGCTTGCCCACTCCCTGGCAGCCGCGATCGCGGCTGAGACCGATCCCGTCCGCCCCTACCGGCTGATGGAGTTTTGCGGCGGACATACCCATGCCATCGTCCGCTCGGGGCTCCAGCAACTCTTACCCCCGAATGTGCGCTTCGTCCACGGCCCAGGTTGTCCGGTGTGCGTACTGTCGATCGCAAGACTCGATCAGGCGATCGCGATGGCCCTTGCCCACGGCGTGATCCTGTGCACCTATGGCGACCTGATGCGCGTCCCCGCGAGCCACCGCCAGAGCCTGCTCAAGGCCAAGGCGGCAGGAGCGGACGTGCGCATGATCTATTCAACCCAGGATGTATTGCGCATCGCACGCGCTGAACCCAGCCGGCAGGTGGTATTCATGGCCATCGGCTTCGAGACCACAGCGCCGGCCACTGCGGTGGCGGTCCTTCAGGCCCAGGCCGAGGGTCTGAGCAATCTCTCGTTTCTCTGCAATCACGTCCTCACCCCCCCGGCCCTGCGTGCCATCCTCGCTGAACCCGGGCCAGAAGGGGTTCAGCTCGATGGGATCATCGGGCCGGCGCATGTCAGCACCATCATCGGCAGCCGCCCCTATGCGTTTGTGCCCCGTGAGTTCCATATCCCCTTGGTCATCGCAGGCTTCGAGCCGCTGGATGTGATGCAAGCAGCACTGATGCTGATCCGCCGGCTCAATGCCGGCCAGTCTTGCGTCGAAAACCAATACCGGCGCGCGGTGAGCGAGGCCGGAAACATCCGCGCCCTCGAGTTCATGTCTAGGGTCTTTGTCATCCGGCCAAGCTTTGAGTGGCGCGGGTTAGGGACCCTCCCCGCCAGCGCCTTGGCTTTAGGCCCCGAATTTGCCGCTTTCGACGCCGAGCAACGCTTTCCGGTCGAGGTCAACAACCCTACGGCAGAGACCAAGGGCTGCGAATGCCCAGCCATCCTGCGGGGTTTGAAAGAACCAACCGACTGCCGGCTCTTCGGCACCGCCTGCACACCCGAGCATCCCCTGGGGGCCTGTATGGTCTCCAGCGAGGGGGCCTGCGCCGCCTATTGGAGCTATGGTCGATCCGCAGGGCGGGGTTCTAGCGGCCAGAGAGCAGCGGCTGGTTGA